TTTTTCCAACCATTCCGTTTTTATTGTATCATATCCAGAAGGAATTGTGAAAATAAGTTTAACAGTTTTAAATGAGCTGCTGAGACAGACTCTTAAGCAGACTGATCGTAAAACTAAATGGTTTTATGCTATAATATGCCTCAGTATGTAAGAAGGCTCTATAATTAGTCATGAGATAGCACTTGGGGAATCTCAAGAAAAATGTTTATTTGGGGGCTGGAACACTTTGGGACCATCTTCTGTCCACAGAGGGGCAAATATATGGGTTTCTTTGTTGATACAGTACCTGCTAACAATTGTGTTGTTTGCAGGGGAAGCTGTTCCAGCTCACTGTTGCATTCTATCAGCCTGCAGCCCTTTCTTCACAGAGCGTTTGGAGCGAGAAATGCCCCCCAAAGGACACAAGGTGGTGCTAGAGATCCGGGGGCTGAAAATTGGGACTTTACGTAAGCTGGTGGATTTCCTCTACACCTCTGAGATGGAGGTGTCCCGGGAAGAAGCCCAGGATGTTCTTGCAGCTGCACGGCAGCTTCAGGTGTCAGAGCTGGAGTCACTTCATCTAGAGGGAGGAAAGTTGGTCAAAAAATCCCTGGGCCCTCGATTAAATCGGGATTGCCTACAGCTATCTAGTCCATTATCCATCTCAGAGTTAACGCTGTTGCAGTCTCCCCCTGCCTGCAGTGGTAGTTCCTTGACGTCATGGCTGTCTTCAAACATGCAACATACTGTAGCGAAAGTTCCATGCACCAAGGAAATGGTTAACAATAGCAGCATTGTCCAGAAAGCTATCAAGAaggaaaaaccagaagcattgaTGAGGGGGAATGAAGAGCAGATGCCTAAAGATCCAGCAGTTACCACCGAGCCCCTTAGAACTAAAGTTAAAAAACGTCTTACAGGCGTGGGAAAGAATATATTAGGCAATAATGAGCATGACAGTTTGCAGACACAGGATGGGAATGGCGATAGCCAAGCTACAACCAGCTTGCAAGAGTCAAAAAAGATTAAGCTCAGTCGCTCAAAGCTCTCCTCGTCACCCTTGCCTGTACCATGTGCCATCAAAGACTCTAGCACTGTGGAATCAAGCAAACCCTCAAGGTCCACCAGACGCCACTGGAGGCAGAAACGTCTTCCTATCAAAGATGAGCAGAAAACAGAAGATAGCCATTTGTATGGCTTCTGGAGCCCGCCTCTCCCTCCAGAGGCTGCTAAGAGCAGAAAGTGCAATGCCAGTGAACCTTGTGTTAGTCATCCCCAAAATGCAGGGCAGATTGGCCGGGTAAGGCTCAGAAAAGTTATCAATGGCAGCTGCTGGGAGGTGGTGCAGGAATCTCCCTCAGCTCAGGCCACCAGGCCACCAAATTCTGTGTGTGCTGTGAAAGAGGAGGGCTCTCAGTCTCCGCCCAGGCACCCTGAGCCAGAAGGAGTAGATGCACAACAGTCAGTCACCTCAACTAGACGGCTGCCAACAAAAATGGAAAGCCCACCTCTTAATGAGAAGAACCTGGAAGAACAAGCTGATAACAAGGTATCCTTGGAAGATGGAGACCCTTATAAATTGGATCTGTTTCTGCTAGACCATCTGAGTGAGGATGAGCAGTATGATAAGCTGGCTTCAGCTGGTGAGTTGGAACACATGCTTGATTTGTTTCTGGCAGATGATGGTGATGCTGTTGAGAAGCCTCAAGAGGCCACTATTCCAGAAGGGATGAATATTTTATGGCCTGCACCAGGAGCAAATGAGAGTCCACTAGAATGTGCTGAAGTTGAAAGAAAAGATATGTGCTCTCCAGAAGTCTCTGACTGTCCTCTGTGGGTCAAGACCAAAAACAGTCTCCTAAAAGGGGAACTGGAAGCTATTGACATGAAGATCAGCAGAGAAACTCATGGCTCAGCAAATGGGAGTCCCTTGCTAGACCCTGTTCCCGGCTGCTTTCCATTTGTGAAGTCTGAAACCAGCAGTGACTGTTTTACTTGGTACAAACCAGCTTCTCCCCAACTGGATGATTGGACAGCTCAGCATCAACTGTCCATGTCAGAGAATATGCCTGCAAACCTTAGTGATCCTTTGCCCAtcactttggcagacaatgaaGACCAGGTTTTTTTGTCCTATGAAGTGGGTATCTCTGGTGCCGAAACACAGCTCCATGCTCAGACATTGCTGAAGAGCCCTTTGCAACACCACTTGGGCTGTAAGGTGCCTCCATGCTTGGAAGAGGAAGAGATAGATGTCGGTGGGGTAGACGAACTCTTGGTTAGTATCGAATGCATCAGGCCAGATCCCTCTCCAGTGTCTGAAACCGAGGTGGATGTTGTGAACTAGTGAATGCAGACCATGGGAAGGAGTTGCCTTGACTACCCAGGGGCTGTGAGGGGTCAGGCCTGATGTCAAAGGTCTGATCAGGCTAAGAAGGGCCCACTGCTACCCTGCTCACCTCAGTGCCAATAGGATCCCATTgggcattgctgctgctacttGCTGCCATTGCCATTGGCTTATCCCTCTCCCTGGATGTATTTATCCTGGAGGCAACCGCACTTGTGGTTAAATGGGAGCCTCAAGCCTCTGGTGGGCAGCCGCTATGCCAAGTCTCCCAAAATGCAAAGTATGTGAGGACCTTGAGGGACATTCAGCGTCGTGGCTGCCTGCTGCAGGCCAAAACTGAACTGAGACATCTTCCCAACTGAAAGTGGGAAGCCTTCATCTAGGGTAATGGGGGTGAGTGTGTGACGGAGTAAGCAGCAATGCCAGGCCTCATCCCCGTCACCTTTCTCTTGGGACCATCTGGACTGTTGGGACTTCCTTGGTGTGGTGGTAATGGTGAGCTGCAGTGCACCCTTTAACTTAGCTCTCTCCCCTGGTTTTGCTTTCTTGCTTGCCCAGTGCAGTGCACTTCTCATTTCAGCCTGCCATGGCCTCTCTTCCTCACATGACCGCCCTCTCCCTCATGGACACAGGTGACAATGTTCAGCCTTCCTGTGACTGCTGGCAGGACAGAGAACTCAGATGCTGAACTGAGCCTTTCCATTACCAGGCTGCTCTGCTTGAAAAGTGGAGAAGAAAAAACTAACATACACTGCcatgagaggagaggagggtgccTCGAAAGTAGGGGCTTCGCCACCATGTCAAGGCCTCATAAAAGTCTGGCCCTTTGTGGGATAGACTTCAGTGCCACACTTAAAATCCCTGATGGGGCTGCGGTTAACAAAAACATTAATAGTATCTTACAATGCTTTTAGAGTGCTGA
The nucleotide sequence above comes from Zootoca vivipara chromosome 1, rZooViv1.1, whole genome shotgun sequence. Encoded proteins:
- the BTBD18 gene encoding BTB/POZ domain-containing protein 18; translated protein: MSPPAANPKILYRNSRLLRMVFLQLHRQQRADLFCDVVLQAEGEAVPAHCCILSACSPFFTERLEREMPPKGHKVVLEIRGLKIGTLRKLVDFLYTSEMEVSREEAQDVLAAARQLQVSELESLHLEGGKLVKKSLGPRLNRDCLQLSSPLSISELTLLQSPPACSGSSLTSWLSSNMQHTVAKVPCTKEMVNNSSIVQKAIKKEKPEALMRGNEEQMPKDPAVTTEPLRTKVKKRLTGVGKNILGNNEHDSLQTQDGNGDSQATTSLQESKKIKLSRSKLSSSPLPVPCAIKDSSTVESSKPSRSTRRHWRQKRLPIKDEQKTEDSHLYGFWSPPLPPEAAKSRKCNASEPCVSHPQNAGQIGRVRLRKVINGSCWEVVQESPSAQATRPPNSVCAVKEEGSQSPPRHPEPEGVDAQQSVTSTRRLPTKMESPPLNEKNLEEQADNKVSLEDGDPYKLDLFLLDHLSEDEQYDKLASAGELEHMLDLFLADDGDAVEKPQEATIPEGMNILWPAPGANESPLECAEVERKDMCSPEVSDCPLWVKTKNSLLKGELEAIDMKISRETHGSANGSPLLDPVPGCFPFVKSETSSDCFTWYKPASPQLDDWTAQHQLSMSENMPANLSDPLPITLADNEDQVFLSYEVGISGAETQLHAQTLLKSPLQHHLGCKVPPCLEEEEIDVGGVDELLVSIECIRPDPSPVSETEVDVVN